Proteins found in one uncultured Desulfuromonas sp. genomic segment:
- a CDS encoding acetyl-CoA carboxylase carboxyltransferase subunit alpha, whose product MQAYLDFEKPLVDLEQKILELREYSTESVDFSSELQKLEKKAEKLREDIFSKLTRWQRTQLARHPGRPFTLDFIQNIFTDWFELHGDRNFRDDPALVCGFARFDGQPCAVIGHQKGRDTKEKVIRNFGMPNPEGYRKALRIMQMAEQFGLPIFTFVDTPGAYPGIGAEERGQAEAIARNLREMAALKVPVIVTVTGEGGSGGALAVAVGNRVLMMEYSVYSVISPEGCAAILWSDGTKGPQASEALKLTAADINELGCIIDDVIEEPLGGAHTNTTLATENVKQCLKKHLDELQQLSPEELVEQRYEKFRAMTVMQELAVEE is encoded by the coding sequence ATGCAAGCATATCTGGATTTTGAGAAACCTTTGGTTGATCTCGAACAAAAAATCCTCGAACTTCGTGAATATTCGACGGAAAGTGTTGATTTTAGCAGCGAGTTACAGAAACTGGAGAAGAAAGCTGAAAAGCTTCGTGAAGATATCTTCTCCAAATTGACCCGCTGGCAACGCACCCAGCTGGCCCGTCATCCGGGACGGCCTTTTACCCTCGATTTTATTCAAAATATTTTTACCGACTGGTTTGAATTGCACGGTGATCGCAATTTCCGCGATGACCCGGCGCTGGTGTGTGGTTTTGCCCGCTTTGACGGTCAACCCTGCGCAGTGATTGGCCACCAGAAGGGGCGCGACACCAAAGAAAAGGTGATCCGCAACTTCGGCATGCCCAACCCCGAAGGCTATCGCAAAGCCCTGCGCATCATGCAGATGGCTGAGCAATTCGGTTTGCCGATTTTTACCTTTGTCGACACACCGGGTGCTTACCCCGGCATCGGTGCTGAGGAGCGCGGGCAGGCCGAAGCCATTGCCCGTAATCTGCGCGAGATGGCAGCACTGAAGGTTCCCGTTATTGTCACGGTGACCGGTGAAGGGGGCTCCGGTGGTGCGCTGGCCGTTGCCGTTGGTAACCGTGTACTGATGATGGAATACTCGGTGTATTCGGTGATCTCTCCAGAGGGCTGTGCTGCCATTTTGTGGAGTGACGGCACCAAGGGGCCTCAAGCTTCCGAAGCGCTCAAATTGACCGCCGCCGACATCAATGAACTGGGTTGTATTATCGATGATGTGATCGAAGAGCCTCTGGGGGGCGCGCATACCAACACGACCCTGGCGACCGAAAACGTCAAACAATGCTTGAAGAAGCATCTTGATGAACTGCAGCAGCTTTCGCCGGAAGAACTGGTTGAGCAGCGTTACGAAAAATTCCGCGCCATGACCGTCATGCAGGAACTGGCGGTGGAGGAATAA
- a CDS encoding septal ring lytic transglycosylase RlpA family protein has product MVRRWCCLPFIAVLIALAGCSSSTPQSPAVSPTTGKPLRGWQKPYEVYGVSYTPLLDHQGFSEEGIASWYGKKFHGRKTSNGEIYDMYAMTAAHKTLPLGVFVQVDNLNNGKTAVVRVNDRGPFVAGRIIDLSYTAASRLGVVGPGTAPVRITALGYQQWDNSGQPHYTLPQSVQTGPFTVQVGAFTQQPNATRLAEKLKRQYGHADVQQAWVDGRLFYRVRAGKYDSLEAAQQGREELARQGVGRGFVVAID; this is encoded by the coding sequence GTGGTGCGGCGCTGGTGTTGCCTTCCCTTTATCGCGGTTCTTATCGCGTTGGCGGGGTGTTCTTCGTCAACCCCGCAATCACCGGCGGTCTCTCCGACAACAGGCAAGCCATTGAGAGGCTGGCAGAAACCCTATGAGGTCTACGGGGTGTCCTATACGCCTCTGCTTGATCATCAAGGGTTCAGTGAAGAGGGAATTGCCAGCTGGTATGGCAAAAAATTCCACGGCCGCAAAACCAGCAACGGCGAGATTTACGACATGTACGCCATGACGGCGGCCCATAAAACTTTGCCGTTGGGCGTTTTTGTCCAAGTGGATAATCTGAATAACGGCAAAACGGCTGTCGTGCGTGTCAATGATCGTGGCCCGTTTGTCGCCGGTCGAATTATCGATCTGTCCTACACCGCCGCCAGTCGCCTTGGCGTGGTTGGACCGGGCACCGCTCCGGTACGCATTACCGCGCTGGGCTATCAGCAGTGGGATAACAGCGGACAACCGCATTACACTTTGCCGCAATCGGTACAAACCGGGCCGTTCACTGTTCAGGTCGGGGCGTTTACTCAGCAGCCGAATGCGACTCGGTTGGCGGAAAAACTCAAACGTCAATACGGTCATGCCGATGTACAGCAGGCCTGGGTGGACGGACGGCTGTTTTATCGGGTGCGGGCTGGCAAATACGATTCGCTGGAGGCCGCGCAGCAGGGGCGTGAGGAGCTGGCTAGGCAGGGCGTGGGCCGTGGTTTTGTTGTCGCGATCGACTGA
- the tgt gene encoding tRNA guanosine(34) transglycosylase Tgt — MFSFELLHNDRSCRARRGRLHTPHGAIETPIFMPVGTHGALKAMTPAQVEETGAQIILSNTYHLHLKPGESLVKKASGLHRFMNWDKPILTDSGGFQVFSLPKKKITESGVFFRHEHTGEEIFLGPKEAMQIENDLGADIIMAFDECIPYPSSHDYAKKSIHKTLRWASSCLEAHGRSDQALFGIVQGSVYEDLRRECAEQLTSMDFPGYAIGGVSVGEGLELLKQVVDYTEPFLPSNKPRYLMGVGLPEDILESIERGMDMFDCVIPTRYARSATAFTSRGKLRLTNRNYRRDFFPVDPACDCYCCRNFTRAYLHHLFNANEILSATLMAIHNVHFYLNMVKQAREAIEQNCYIDFKNDFLGEYGFFEKK, encoded by the coding sequence ATGTTCTCTTTTGAATTGCTCCATAATGACCGTTCCTGTCGCGCACGTCGTGGCCGTTTGCACACCCCTCATGGAGCCATTGAAACACCGATTTTCATGCCCGTCGGCACACATGGTGCTCTCAAAGCCATGACCCCGGCTCAAGTCGAGGAGACCGGCGCGCAAATCATCTTATCCAACACCTACCACCTGCATCTCAAACCGGGTGAAAGCCTGGTCAAGAAAGCCAGTGGACTGCACCGTTTCATGAACTGGGACAAGCCGATCCTTACTGACAGCGGCGGTTTCCAGGTGTTCTCGTTGCCAAAGAAAAAAATCACCGAAAGCGGCGTGTTCTTTCGTCATGAGCATACCGGCGAAGAGATTTTCCTCGGGCCCAAAGAAGCGATGCAGATTGAAAACGATCTCGGTGCCGACATCATCATGGCGTTTGACGAATGCATCCCTTATCCGTCCAGTCACGATTATGCCAAAAAATCGATCCATAAGACATTGCGCTGGGCCAGTAGCTGCCTGGAAGCCCACGGACGTAGCGATCAGGCATTGTTCGGCATCGTTCAGGGCAGCGTCTATGAAGATTTACGTCGCGAATGCGCGGAGCAACTGACGTCCATGGATTTTCCCGGCTACGCTATTGGTGGCGTCAGCGTCGGTGAAGGTCTTGAACTGCTGAAACAGGTGGTGGATTACACGGAACCGTTTCTGCCGTCAAACAAACCGCGCTATCTGATGGGTGTTGGTCTGCCGGAAGATATCCTCGAAAGCATTGAGCGAGGCATGGATATGTTTGACTGTGTCATCCCGACCCGCTATGCGCGAAGTGCCACGGCTTTCACCTCGCGTGGTAAACTGCGTTTGACCAACCGCAACTACCGGCGTGACTTTTTTCCGGTGGACCCGGCCTGTGATTGCTACTGCTGTCGCAACTTTACCCGGGCTTATCTGCATCACCTGTTCAATGCCAACGAAATTCTCTCGGCAACCCTGATGGCTATTCACAACGTCCATTTCTACCTCAACATGGTGAAACAGGCCCGTGAAGCCATTGAACAGAACTGTTACATCGATTTTAAAAACGATTTTCTTGGCGAGTACGGCTTTTTCGAAAAAAAATAA
- the cas6 gene encoding CRISPR system precrRNA processing endoribonuclease RAMP protein Cas6, with translation MILTGTLERAEFVKLRYRVRLLEPLDVDLATLLRLRRNLRAAGSYVFYHADGRTNAGVHPFSQLFSPPIADDPVARQRYQQSAAAFVLQPDPACCRHYQRDELLTFPVVLWGGRQEQIVQLAQVFQALGKNGLRHDAGRFELLEIAGQDSSGRYANLWRAGEDLAQVQSPLRDADWWLSTLPVAVNDLTLKFITPARLMQRNRPLFRADFSDLFPFILRRVTSMLYAHCHLELVDDPARMIELAQQVVVLENHLEWQDWRQLGPDPQMQQPLGGLMGTLRLQGATLVDLLPVLELGTLMNLGKNAAYGAGCYHLQVRGEPFEKSH, from the coding sequence ATGATTCTGACGGGAACGCTGGAACGTGCTGAATTCGTCAAATTACGCTACCGGGTACGTCTGTTGGAACCTCTGGATGTGGATCTGGCCACACTGCTGCGTCTGCGGCGTAACCTTCGTGCTGCCGGAAGTTATGTCTTCTATCATGCTGATGGCCGCACCAACGCCGGTGTGCATCCGTTCAGTCAGCTGTTTTCTCCGCCGATTGCCGATGACCCCGTGGCCCGACAGCGCTACCAGCAAAGCGCTGCTGCATTTGTACTGCAACCGGACCCGGCCTGTTGCCGTCACTATCAACGGGATGAGCTGTTGACTTTTCCGGTGGTGTTGTGGGGTGGACGCCAAGAGCAGATTGTCCAGCTGGCCCAAGTGTTTCAGGCGTTGGGCAAAAATGGATTGCGTCATGATGCCGGTCGCTTTGAATTGCTGGAGATTGCCGGTCAGGACTCTTCGGGACGTTATGCCAATCTGTGGCGTGCTGGGGAGGATCTGGCTCAGGTACAAAGCCCGCTACGCGATGCTGACTGGTGGTTATCGACCCTGCCGGTTGCGGTGAATGATCTGACGTTGAAGTTTATTACGCCGGCGCGTTTGATGCAGCGCAATCGACCGCTGTTTCGAGCCGATTTTTCCGATCTGTTTCCATTTATTCTGCGTCGGGTGACATCGATGCTTTATGCCCATTGCCATTTGGAATTGGTCGATGACCCGGCTCGCATGATTGAACTTGCTCAGCAGGTTGTTGTGCTGGAAAATCACCTCGAATGGCAGGATTGGCGACAGCTGGGACCCGACCCGCAGATGCAGCAGCCTTTAGGCGGACTGATGGGCACGTTGCGGTTACAGGGCGCGACTCTGGTTGACCTGTTACCGGTTCTGGAATTGGGAACCTTGATGAATCTGGGGAAAAATGCCGCTTATGGAGCTGGCTGCTATCACTTGCAGGTGCGCGGGGAGCCGTTTGAAAAATCCCATTAA
- a CDS encoding zf-TFIIB domain-containing protein: MKDVWDEREKAFENQYFRDVERKQIEAMKEKMHEGQIRELCKNRCPKCGEEIQSNTFRGVPLDQCPSCGGIWLGPNDLKILAEKDHRTWFDNWFHAGESQD, translated from the coding sequence ATGAAAGATGTCTGGGATGAGCGAGAAAAAGCTTTCGAAAATCAGTATTTTCGTGATGTAGAGCGCAAACAGATCGAAGCAATGAAAGAGAAGATGCATGAAGGACAGATCCGTGAGTTGTGTAAAAATCGTTGCCCCAAATGTGGCGAAGAGATTCAGTCCAACACTTTTCGCGGCGTGCCTCTTGATCAATGCCCCTCTTGCGGTGGTATTTGGCTGGGGCCAAACGACTTGAAAATATTGGCCGAAAAGGATCATCGTACCTGGTTTGACAACTGGTTCCACGCTGGAGAAAGCCAGGATTGA
- a CDS encoding aspartyl protease family protein, whose protein sequence is MKLLVVLLIIGFSALPLAAAEIYHYRNAEGKLIVVDDPELIPPQYSGKKVAAPTSQGITSPQWSQSPAFNIAEPDQEQHTTIQETPVKIYGNQVVVPVALHHRNKDITVHLVLDTGATITLLDRDAVDKLRLKKWRSSTGHLANGTKVEIELARLDQLNVGPLQIEKLKVALIEREKRSRFADGLLGMDVLKHRAYHIDYRNKRLIWQ, encoded by the coding sequence GTGAAACTACTTGTGGTCTTACTGATTATCGGATTCAGCGCCCTGCCGCTGGCCGCAGCGGAGATCTACCATTACCGCAATGCCGAGGGCAAGCTGATCGTGGTCGACGACCCAGAACTGATTCCGCCTCAATACAGTGGAAAAAAAGTTGCGGCGCCGACCAGCCAGGGCATCACCAGTCCTCAGTGGTCACAGTCACCGGCCTTCAACATTGCTGAACCGGACCAGGAGCAGCACACCACCATCCAGGAAACCCCGGTAAAAATTTACGGCAACCAGGTGGTGGTTCCGGTGGCGTTACATCATCGCAACAAAGACATTACCGTCCATCTGGTTCTTGACACCGGCGCAACCATCACTCTGCTCGACCGAGATGCCGTGGATAAACTGCGTTTAAAAAAATGGCGCTCCAGCACCGGCCATCTGGCCAATGGCACAAAAGTGGAGATCGAATTGGCCCGACTCGACCAACTTAACGTCGGGCCGCTGCAGATCGAAAAACTCAAAGTTGCGTTGATTGAACGGGAAAAAAGAAGCCGCTTTGCTGACGGATTGTTGGGTATGGACGTTTTGAAACACCGCGCTTACCATATCGACTACCGCAACAAACGGTTGATCTGGCAATAG